The window GAAGATCAAGCACAACTGAACATGCATTAAGCAACATCGATTAGGATATTTTACGAAAGCCATAATTGCTTGCCTGAAAGGATATGAGCGAATTGTCAAGGGAGCGAATCGGTGGCCCAAAGATTTTTTTTGAAATTTCTACACCAATTCAATATCTTTCAGTAGAATCTAGTGTAAGTTTATACTTCACAAGTGCATCCTACTGACATCATGACCCAATATACAATTCCTGAATTTCCACCTGTCCTATCCACATCACGGATTTCAAACAACCGTCGCGCCGTCATTCTGCAAATGACCGAGGTTGGACTCCAAGAACTTTACTTTGGCCGCGTGAAATCCGCGCTGGATAGTTTCAAAATTATCTTTGGTTTATTGATCGGCGGGCGTCCCTCCGATATGCTTTAGGCGAGAAGACCGCTGCGGAAGATTTGCCTAACCATTGAGCACTATTTTAAGTAATACTCACGCCAGTCAATGAACAGGGATATCGAAGCCATCTAATTCGCTAAATAACTGCTTTTATCGCATTTCGTACATCTATATATCGCTCACTCCCTGATCATCGTCACATTTGATCGAGTAGCGAAGGTCTTTTTCAATCACACCGAGCAGGTTTCGTATGTCTTTCAGACTGGATCAACTCCTCAAAGCCAGTACCGTCCGTGTATCTACTGCTGGCAAAGCCTACGAGGGCATGGGCTTTTTCTTCGCACCGGGTCTTGCCCTGACATCAGCGCATGTGGTGGAGCAAGCTGAAGGTGAAATGGTGCAGGTCTTCCTACCTGGGGAACGCCATGCCGTTCCGGCAGAAGTTAAGTACCGCTTTCCGGAGGAAGTCGGCTTAATTATTTTGCAAGTACAAACCACTGAAGCCTTGCCCTGCGCTTACCTCGATGCGGATATCAAACCCGGCGATCAGGGCTATACTTTCGGCTGCACTAGCACCTCTCGCAAAGTTCACCGGGTGATGCTGGAATGCGAAGGCATGATGGGCAGCGCGATCGGCATCTCCCACTTGGCTGGCCGGAGCAAACATCTACAAATCAATGGCGCACCGATCCTGAACCAGCGAACTGGCAAAGTCTGCGGCATCGTACATACACCCAAAAAAGGTAAAACCTATCGGGGCGAAGCTGTACCGATGGGGATTATCTTCTCAGAATTTCCAGCATTGTCCATCCTCCAAAAGGAATACCACTGCCAAGACAATCGTTGGACCACGCTACTCCATCCCGATCTTGAAGCCTTGGATGGAGACTGGAGTTACTACAATCGCGGCTGGATCCGGCGTGAGCAGTCGATTCGGGCGTTATTATTTCTGCTGCGCTCCGCTTCACAGTGGGCTTTAATCGGGGCCAGAATGCGCCATGTTTTCCCTTGGCGATCGATTATTTCGTTGATCAAAGCCACATTTCGCGGTGACTTAGGCTCTGAGATTCAGCGGCAATACGACCATATCACCCGTCAACTCGCCAGCAATATCGACCCGCACGGCAGCAATCAAGCCCGCGCCCTGCACCGCCTCGATGCGCAATCCTGGGTTGTGAGTAGCTTGATGGAAATGTTGATTAGCCCGGAGCAAGACTATGCCAGTAGCTCACGCTTGCTCTGGATGCTAGAGATTTTGCAAGAGCAACGGGTTTATATTCAAACCTTAAAGCGGATGCCGGGGAATTTCTATCCGCAGCTCGAAAGCTTCAAACGCAAGTGGAAGCTACTGGAGCATGACGAAAAGTATATTGATACAAGCCGCGTGCTCAGCGGTTTGATTAACCGCAATACCGATACCAACTTCTCACTTTGGTACACGATTAAATTCTTCCTCAAGGACTTTATCCTTGACCTCGCACAAAACTCGAAGCTCAGTGCCCATGGGCTCGAACGTTTGTTTAATATGCTCGTGGTTAACCTCCGCCACGCCGTTCCGACACCCACGGCTTCTGTCGAAGATCTATTGCGAGACTTAGAAGAAGAAGTCCGTCAGAATCCGGATCTGAAGGTGCTACAGAAAGTCCAGATCCTCATGACTTCCGTGTCTGGCGAACTGGTCCAAGGCGGGCCGTATCGCGCCTTGAAAGGCAGTAATACGTATCATTTCAGCAACAAGTGCAAACTTTATCCGGAACGGGCTCAAGCCGAAGAACTCGCACGCATTGTTTGCTATGAAACCGAAGCTGAGGCACGCCAGTCCCATAAACCCTGCAAGAATTGTCTCAATGCCGAAAAGCTGCTCGATCGCCGACTTTCCGATTGGCATGATGGCGAATTAGCCGAGGCTGATTTGACTACGCCAGCAATGCCTGTAGCGCCCGCCGCTCCAGAGCTACCCGTCTTACCTAAACCAACGGCAGTCAGCCAGCCCAGCGCCAACGTCACGGTGCTGCCTGTGGGGCAACATCAGCCCAGCGCTGATACATCCAATGTGATCACGCCCAATTTCGGGGCATCCAACCCACCCGCGATTCAGGTACCCGTAACCGAACGGGCCATCCCCGAAGCCCCAGCCGCCGATGCCCCAATGCCCGAAACCGAACCGGCAATCATGGATGGCGAAGCGACGGTTATTCAAGCTGCACAGCCGGTTGAGACAGACCGAGAAGTCGCAAATCAAACAGTTAGCGAAGTCCCCGATCCGGCCCTGAATCCGGCGGAAACACAGTCGGTTGAGCCAGCATTCACTGAACCAGCACTTTCAGGTAATGCACAACTGACTGGGTTCCCCGTGGTTCAAGCCGCAGATGCTGCAATTGCCGTAGCAACCGATGACGCAACTGGCATTGCCACAGCAACCACGACCACAGACACAACAGCGACCCCAAGCACGGTCGCAGCACAACTGACTGAATTCCCCGTTATTCAAGTCGCAGGCACGACCACCGATAGCACTGCGGCCATCGCCACAGACACGATCGCCGATGAAGTAGCGACAGACACCGCCGTAGCATCGAATGACGGGGTTGAGGTTGCACCCACTGCAATTAGCGAAACCGTTGAAGCTGCGCCTGAAGCCACACCGCCTGTGGCCGCTGAAACAACCGAAGCAGAACATGAAGACGATGCTGAGGCCGTCTCTGCACAAGTTGAAGTCGAGATTGCCGCGGCGATCGCCGAAGTTGCCCAGGAAATTGCCGCCGAAGCGGAGCAAAGTAACACAGTCGCACAACCGACAATTGCGAGCCCCGCCGTCGCTAATCCGGAAGCCAGCATCGATTTACACGCATTGAATACCGATGCACTGGAAGATGAAGAAGACGAACCCTTTGAAATGGCCGCATTCTTCGTTCCAGACGGTGACCAACCCGCGATCGACCTCACCGAAACAGCGACAGCAACCAAGGCGGAGCCACCCACAACAACTGCCGCAGCCGAACCCACGTCCAAAGTAAGCGCGAAGCAAAGCACCACCAAGGCCAAGCGCCGCAAAGCTAAGGAGCAGCAATCCCCGGATAAAACCACACCCCGGAAAGTTGCCGCCGCACCTGTAGAAGCAGAGAAAACGGTCAAAGCAAAAACTGCGACCCCGGCCAAAACTAAGACCAGTCAAACAAAAACTCGTACCACCAAGTCCAAGAAAACCTTGAAGGACTTTGTGGCCGCGATCGCCGCGAACAAGTCCTTAGATACTAGCGCCGCACCGGAGAGTGATGCGGCACAGCCAAAGGCGACGAGTAAATCGGATCGCCAAACGAAACAAGCCAAGGCGACCACATCAAAAGCCACCCAAACAACGGCCAAGAGCACTGGTACAACTAAGAAACGTACGAAAAAAACGACGACTAAAACAGCCGCTAAGACCACAGCGCAGCCGTCGAAATCGGTCAAAATCAACTCAGACAAAACATCTCAGTCAAAAGTCAAAACAAGTAAAACCACTACTGCAAAAACAGTGGCCAAGGCGAAGGCGGCTGACACCGCCCAAACAAGTCCTGAAAGCGCAACCACCAACTCAACGCCGAAAAACCCAAAGGCTAGCAAAACTCGCAAATCCAAGTCGACCGCAGCAACGGCTGATACCGCTGCTGTCAAATCGACCCAAACCAAGTCCAAGTCCAAAAATCCGAAGGTAACGCGGCTAGCAGACTGGGCCACCCAGGATGATGCAGGGAACAAACCCAGCAACTCCGACAGCACCGATACGCCAGTGGTCAATATCACCGAGGCAAAATCGGCGCGCAGTGGGGCGGCGAAGAAAACGACGTCAAAGCGGACAACCAAGAAGCCGGAGTAAAAACATGGCCCAAATGCGATCGAACAGTTGAGTCGAGCCAGACACGATAACTTGTGTGAATGAAATGTGACCTATTTTTTGACCCCATCGATTTTTCGATGGGGTTTTTCATGCGCCACAATAACGATAGATCGACCACAACGATGGCGAGCCATCCAAACGGTCACACCGCTCACCTCACTTTTACCAAGTAACTATGCAGTCAGCGCTCCCCACCATAACCTCGCCCCAACTTCAGCAAGTCCGACTACCGATTCGGCAACTGCTGCCACAACTGGTGGAATGGCGACGCCAACTGCACCAACAACCCGAACTTGGATTCCAAGAACACCAAACCGCCGCTTTTATCACACAGAAGTTAACGCAATGGGGGATTCAGCACAACACAGGCATCGCCAAAACCGGTATTGTGGCGACGATCCCGGGGGATCGCCCTGGCCAGGTTTTAGCCATTCGGGCCGATATGGATGCGCTGCCAGTCCAGGAGGAAAATGATGTGCCCTACAAGTCACAAATTGATGGTCGCATGCATGCCTGTGGCCATGACGGACATGTGACGATCGCCCTGGGCACCGCCTATTACCTATCGCAGAATCCGCACTTTGCCGGTACAGTCAAAATCATTTTTCAACCCGCCGAAGAAGGACCGGGTGGCGCGGCCCCAATGATCGCAGCGGGTGCGCTCAAACAGCCTAACGTTGACGCAATTATCGGCTTACACCTTTGGAACCAATTACCCATTGGCACGGTGGGGGTTCGTACTGGCGCATTGATGGCGGCGGTAGAAGTCTTTCGTTGCACCATCCTGGGCAAAGGTGGACATGGTGCCATTCCCCAACAAACGATCGATTCGGTGGTAATCGGGGCGCAAATCGTCAATGCCCTCCAAGCGATCGTCGCCCGCAATATTGATCCGATTGAATCGGCTGTGGTCACAGTGGGTGAGTTTCATGCGGGTAGCACCGTTAACGTAATTGCCGATACCGCACGGCTAGGGGGGACGGTCCGTTACTTTAATCCCGACTATGCGGGCTATTTCAAAGCGCGTATCGAGCAAATTATTGCCGGCATTTGTCAAAGCCACGGTGCCAATTACGAACTGAACTACGAGGTCTATTACCCCCCGGTAATTAACGATGGCGCGATCGCCGATTTGGTGCGATCGGCAGCAGCAGCAGTCGTCGCAACACCGCTGGGTGTCACCCCCAACTGCCAAACCATGGGCGGCGAAGATATGTCGTTCTTTCTCCAAGCAGTCCCTGGCTGCTACTTCTTTCTTGGATCCGCAAATCCAGAAAAGGGGCTCAATTTCCCCCACCATCATCCCCGATTTGATTTCGACGAGACAGCTTTACCACTTGGCATCGAAATTTTTACTCGCTGCGTTGAAGCATTTCTCAACAAAACCCATGGTTAAAGGAACATCAAAATTGTGCCCATATCAAACAGCAAATTTTAGGCTGATCTTCTTTGACCTTTCAGGCTTAAAGTTTGGTGACTTTAAGTAATATTGCACGCGCACACATCCACCCCCAAGAAATTCTCGGTTTAGGTCTTCACCCCATAGTGCAGATCCCTGAGGGTATCTCACCCTCCTCCGTATAAGTTGTTGCGTTGGATCAAACTGCTCCGCCGAGACATTCCCATAAATCATCCCAAAATATCAGTGTAATCACTGAATTCGGAATGGCTGAAACCTAAATTTCCGTGTTGTTACGGTTTTTCATTTGGGATTGTTTTATGTCTTTCCACAACTGTTGTAAATACTGGTGACAGTGATCAAAATCACGTGACTTTTTTAACAATGATTTGATCCAAAATCATCATCAGGGTACATAATATAGAGGACTCAACTTTAGCCGAGTCATCAACAGGGAACACACGACTGGCCGACAGAATTCTTTGAATACTGTCGGTTTTTTATTGCCAATTTCACGGTTGAGCTATTCTAAATAAGTCGAACTGACTCGCTCAAACACCCAGACATCATGGCTTACCTCGTCGCTGCCTTTTACAAATTTGTTTCGCTCTCTGACTGCCATAGTATCCGGAGTACACTGCTGGAACGATGCGCGGACCAGGGTGTCAAAGGCACAATCTTACTGGCCGAAGAGGGGATTAACGGCACAATTTGCGGTACGGAGGCGAGCGTGCGCAATGTCTTCGCATACCTAGAGCAAGACTCGCGATTTGCACGTCTGGATATTAAGGAATCTTGGTCGCCACAGATGAGCTTTGCCAAGCTCAAGGTGAAAGTCAAAAAAGAAATTGTCACCTTCGGCCAACCCCAAGCCAATCCCGCCAAACAAGTTGGCACTTACGTGAAACCGGAAGACTGGAACGCGGTGATCGCCGATCCAGAAGTACTGGTGATTGATACGAGGAATGATTTTGAGGTCGGCGTCGGCAGTTTTCAGCGCGCGGTGAATCCCCAAACCAATTCCTTTCGCGAGTTCCCAGAATACGTCGAACAACTCGACCCAGAAACCCATAAAAAAGTGGCAATGTTCTGTACTGGCGGAATCCGGTGTGAGAAAGCCTCAGCCTATATGCTCGACCAAGGGTTTGATCAGGTGTACCACTTAGAAGGTGGAATTTTGAAATATCTGGAAACAGTTCCGGCAGACGACAGTCTATGGGAGGGAGAGTGCTATGTCTTCGATCAACGGGTCACAGTGATCCACGGCGTCGAGCCCGGTTCTTACGATAACTGTGCGGGTTGTGGCCATCCCGTATCACCGGCGGAAATGCAGTCGCCACAATATGAAGCGGGTATTTCTTGCCCCCATTGCTATGACAAGCTCACAGACGACCAGCGAGAGCGCTTCACGGAACGCAAAAAGCAAATCCTGCTCAAGCGCGAACGCGCGGCTCAAGGCTAACCCCGCAGAACTAAATATATGCCCGCCGAATATCCACAGCCTCATAGGACAAAAACGATCGTGCGCTATCGACCCGGATTGATTAGCCTTGCCGCAATAACATTCGCTAACCTCGCCGTCCCATCGGCCGCAGTCGCAACTCAGTCGAACGCAATTTGTGCGATCGATTTAGCCCGTCGGGTCGATCAGATCATCAATCAATCAGCGTTCGATCGCGCACGTTGGGGTTTATTGATCCAGACGCTAAATCGGCAACCCAGCCGCCGTCAAACGCTGATCGATCGTGGTAGCCAAAAGTACTTCATCCCCGCATCAAACGCCAAGCTCCTCACAACCGCCGCCGCGCTCCAAAGACTCGGCTCACGGTACAGAATTCGCACATCGATTCTCGGTCAACAAATCACCCCAGGAACCTGGGATCTCCAAGTTGTCGGACGCGGTGATCCCAGCCTAGATGATGCGAAATTGCAACAGCTCGTTCAACAACTAAAAACCCGTGGCATTCAGCAAGTGAACCGGCTGGTGCTCGACGATCGCTATTTTGGCACCGATCTGGTCAATCCAAGTTGGGATTGGGGCGATCTCAACTCTGGCTATGGTTCGATCGCGAACAGTTTGATTGTCAATCTCAACTATCACTCCCTCACCCTCACCCCCCAACGCCAAGGGCAACCACTCAAGCTGAGTTGGAACAATCGCAACGCCATCAGTGGATTCAAAATCGATAATCAAACTCTCACTGTCAGTAAAACTGAACCCGAATTTATCAATATCAGTCGTGACCTGGGCCAGCCCGTTCTCCGCATTCGGGGGCAACTGCATGAGGGGGGTAAACCCGATGTTGCCGATTTGCCGACATTCAGTCCGGCAATCGTCTTTCGCGATCGCCTCAACCTAGCGCTGAAACAAGCGAACATTCGCGTTAAGCACCTGAGCTTCGCCAATTCCCAAACCCGCGAGCTGCCAGAATCGGTGGCTTTTGTCGAGTCAGCACCAGTCGCTGAACTGATTCGAGAAACCAATACAGAAAGCGATAACCTCTACGCTGAGGTACTTTTACAAACGATCGGGACAGCTATAACCGCACCAACGACATTTAAAATTACGACCAAGGACAATCGGCGCACCGCTGGATTAAAAGTCGTCAACCAAACCCTAGAACAAATTGGGGTAGAACCTGAGAACTATAAGTTGTTCGATGGTTCTGGTTTAGCCCGGATGAATCTCGTCAGTCCTCAGGCTCTAGTGCAAACGCTTCAAGCTATGCATTATCAGCCCAGTGGTCAAATTTACCGCAACTCTTTGCCGATCGCAGGCAAAACTGGCACGCTCAAATATCGTTTCCGCAATACGCCCGCAGCCGGGATCGTTCAAGCGAAAACTGGGACCCTTACCGGTGCCCTGAGCCTCTCTGGATATATCAACCCCAAGCAATATCAACCATTGGCATTCAGCATTTTGCTTAATCAAAGTACAGAATCGAATACAAAACAACGTAAAGCGATCGAGGCAATCGTCTTGCTTCTAACCCAGCTCAAAGACTGTTAACCCGGCGATCCTCCAGAAATTCACCGAATTTACTCAGACTGACCCCATGTACAACGGCTGACTTTTGGGGCAATCCCCGTAAAATCATCTTGAAGTAAATCCACTATCAAGAAACCGTAGTAGATCCTGATAGTAGTGAATGTGAACCTGAGGCAGAGTCTATGTCCGTGCAAAGTGGGCGATCGCCCAAGTGGATAAAATACGTATTAATTGCTGTCGCCGTTGCCGCTGTGGTGATCGTTGGCAAGCAGCTTGGCGTTTTCGCTTGGCTTTCATCATCCCTCCAGTGGCTCCTGCTACAAGTCGAGAACTGGGGTGTTTGGGCACCACTCGGTTTCATCGCAATTTATAATATTGCCACCGTTCTACTCATCCCCGGATCGGTTCTGACCCTTGGGAGTGGCGTCTTATTTGGTGTCGTGAAGGGCAGCATCATTGTCTTCATCGCAGCCACCCTCGGGGCCACGTTTGCCTTCTTGATTGGCCGCTACTTCGCCCGTGATTGGGTCGCGGATAAGGTTCAAGGCAATCCTAAATTTAAAGCGATCGATAATGCGATCGCCCGCGAAGGTCTCAAGATCGTCTTGCTGACCCGCCTATCCCCGGTCTTCCCCTTTAACTTACTGAACTATGCCCTCGGCATTACGCAAGTCTCACTCAAAGATTATGTGATTGGTTCACTGGGAATGATTCCTGGAACGATTCTCTATGTCTACATCGGTTCTCTGGCCGGTAGTGTCGCCATGATTGGCATGGAGCAGGAAATCGATCCACAAGCCCAAATGTTCAAGTGGGCACTTCAGATTGTCGGCTTCCTCGCCACCGTCGGCGTCACTGTATACGTCACTAAAATTGCCAAAGCGGCATTGAACGATAGCCTCGAAGCAACTGAACGTGTAACAACTGGAGAATAAAACAATGCCAGATACTGTAACTGTTCTACCAGTTGATCAATATAACCAAACCCTCGTCAATCACGTTCACCCGAACGATTGGCAAAATCCGACGCCAGTGGACCAGTATGACCTAGTGGTGATCGGGGCAGGAACAGCGGGATTGGTTGTGGCCGCCGGTTCAGCCGGTTTGGGCATCGGCTTAAAAATTGCCCTGATTGAAAAGCACCTGATGGGCGGTGACTGTCTAAATGTCGGCTGTGTCCCGTCGAAATGCTTGATTAGCTCGGCACGGGTCGTCGGCGATGCCTGGGATGCCGATCGGCTCGGGGTGCATGTGCCCACCACAGAAGTCAACTTCCCAGCAGTGATGGAACGGATGCGGAAAGTGCGATCGGGAATCAGTCATCATGACTCCGTGCAACGCTTTGCGGATTTAGGCATTGATGTCTATCTCGGTGGCGGTAAATTCGTTGATGACCAAACCGTTGAAGTCGGGGGCGCACAGCTAAAGTTCAAAAAAGCCGTGATTGCCACTGGGGCACGCGCCGTTCGGCCGAATATTCCGGGCCTCGAAGCAGCAGGATTTTTGACTAACGAAACAGTCTTTTCCCTAACTGAATGCCCTCCACGCTTAGCCGTGATTGGCGGTGGTCCGATCGGCTGTGAACTAGCGCAGTCTTTCCACCGTCTCGGTTCCAAGGTCGTGCTGCTCCATAAGAACGGCCACATTTTGGATAAAGAAGATCCCGACGCCGCTGAGATTATCCAGAAAAAGCTGCTCGAGGAAGGGATGCAGCTCGAACTCGGGATGCAAATCCAAAAAGTCGATGTGACGCCTGCCGGAAAAGTGCTGACCTTCAAGCAAAATGGCGAAACTAAGACCGTTACCGTCGATGAAATTTTGGTTGGTGCGGGTCGGCAACCCAATGTTGAAAGTCTAAATTTGGAAGCGATCGGCGTGGAGTACCATCCACGCAAAGGGGTCTTGGTCAACGACAATCTCCAGACCAATAACCCGAAGATCTATGCCGCTGGCGACATCTGCATGAACTGGAAGTTTACCCACGCAGCGGATTCAGCCGCTCAAATCGTGATTAAGAACGCGTTATTTGCGCCCTTTGGCATGGGTAAATCCAAACTCAGCGATCTGATTATGCCGTGGGTGACATTCACGGCACCAGAAGTCGCTCACGTCGGGCTTTACGAATCCCAAGCGAAAGAGAAGGGCATTGCCACCAAGCAGATTTCTGTGCCCTTTAGCACCGTTGACCGGGCGATCGCCGATGCGGAAGAAACGGGGTTCGTCAAAGTGCTGTTGAAAGAAGGCAGCGATGAAATCTTGGGAGCGACGATCGTTGCGGCCCACGCCGGTGAAATGATTAGCGAAATCACGCTGGCAATGACTAACAAAATTGGCCTAGGCAAGTTTGCTAGCGTCATTCATCCCTATCCGACGCAAGCCGAAGCGATTAAAAAAGCCGCTGGTCTATATCGCAAAGGGTTGCTCACACCCAGAACCAAGAAGATTCTGAAGTTCTTGAATAAGCTGGCCTAACTTATTCCAAGCGCAGCTCAATCGACGGATGACGCATCGTTTCGGCGCAAAGCCGCGAGATTGATTAATCTCGCGGCTTTGCGTATATGCATCAGAAAAGGGCGAACCGTTATGGTTCGCCCTAATTGTCGGAGGTTGTTCCAACAGCTCAAACTTGTGTGATATGCAGCGATCTACTGCGTCGTCAAGACCTGTGGAGCCAGTCGCTTAAACGCTAACCGTTCATTCTCGACATCGACAAAAATCGTATCGCCTTCGGTAAAGTCACCGCGCAGAATTGATTTAGCGATCGCCGTTTCCACTTCCCGCTGAATCGCCCGCTTGAGGGGTCGTGCGCCATAGACTGGGTCGTAACCGACTTCAGCGATGAAATCGAGGGCCGCTTCCGAGAGCTTCAGGGTCATCTTGCGATCGACCAACCGCTTGCCCAACCGCACAGTCTGCAACCGCACAATTTCGCGCAGTTCCGACTTCTTCAGCGCATGGAAGATAATCAACTCATCAATCCGGTTGAGAAATTCCGGACGAAAGTTTGTACGCATCGCTTCCATCACCCGGCCCCGCATCTCTTCGTAGCGACCATCGTCACCCGCCACATCGAGAATGTACTGCGACCCCACGTTACTGGTCATGATGATGATGGTGTTCTTAAAGTCGATCGTCCGGCCCTGCGAGTCGGTCACGCGACCATCATCGAGCACTTGCAACATGATGTTGAATACATCCGGATGCGCTTTCTCAATTTCATCAAACAGCACAACTGAGTAAGGCCGACGACGCACCGCTTCGGTCAACTGACCACCTTCGTCGTAGCCAACATATCCGGGAGGTGCACCAATCAAGCGCGAAACGGCATGTTTCTCCATATATTCCGACATGTCGATCCGGACGATCGCTTCTTCAGTATCGAAGAGGAAGCCCGCTAACGCCTTCGCTAGCTCCGTCTTACCGACGCCAGTCGGGCCGAGGAAGATAAAGCTAGAAATCGGCCGATTTGGGTCAGCCAACCCAGCACGCGATCGCTGAATTGCGTCCGAAACTGCG of the Romeriopsis navalis LEGE 11480 genome contains:
- the trhO gene encoding oxygen-dependent tRNA uridine(34) hydroxylase TrhO yields the protein MAYLVAAFYKFVSLSDCHSIRSTLLERCADQGVKGTILLAEEGINGTICGTEASVRNVFAYLEQDSRFARLDIKESWSPQMSFAKLKVKVKKEIVTFGQPQANPAKQVGTYVKPEDWNAVIADPEVLVIDTRNDFEVGVGSFQRAVNPQTNSFREFPEYVEQLDPETHKKVAMFCTGGIRCEKASAYMLDQGFDQVYHLEGGILKYLETVPADDSLWEGECYVFDQRVTVIHGVEPGSYDNCAGCGHPVSPAEMQSPQYEAGISCPHCYDKLTDDQRERFTERKKQILLKRERAAQG
- a CDS encoding trypsin-like peptidase domain-containing protein, whose amino-acid sequence is MSFRLDQLLKASTVRVSTAGKAYEGMGFFFAPGLALTSAHVVEQAEGEMVQVFLPGERHAVPAEVKYRFPEEVGLIILQVQTTEALPCAYLDADIKPGDQGYTFGCTSTSRKVHRVMLECEGMMGSAIGISHLAGRSKHLQINGAPILNQRTGKVCGIVHTPKKGKTYRGEAVPMGIIFSEFPALSILQKEYHCQDNRWTTLLHPDLEALDGDWSYYNRGWIRREQSIRALLFLLRSASQWALIGARMRHVFPWRSIISLIKATFRGDLGSEIQRQYDHITRQLASNIDPHGSNQARALHRLDAQSWVVSSLMEMLISPEQDYASSSRLLWMLEILQEQRVYIQTLKRMPGNFYPQLESFKRKWKLLEHDEKYIDTSRVLSGLINRNTDTNFSLWYTIKFFLKDFILDLAQNSKLSAHGLERLFNMLVVNLRHAVPTPTASVEDLLRDLEEEVRQNPDLKVLQKVQILMTSVSGELVQGGPYRALKGSNTYHFSNKCKLYPERAQAEELARIVCYETEAEARQSHKPCKNCLNAEKLLDRRLSDWHDGELAEADLTTPAMPVAPAAPELPVLPKPTAVSQPSANVTVLPVGQHQPSADTSNVITPNFGASNPPAIQVPVTERAIPEAPAADAPMPETEPAIMDGEATVIQAAQPVETDREVANQTVSEVPDPALNPAETQSVEPAFTEPALSGNAQLTGFPVVQAADAAIAVATDDATGIATATTTTDTTATPSTVAAQLTEFPVIQVAGTTTDSTAAIATDTIADEVATDTAVASNDGVEVAPTAISETVEAAPEATPPVAAETTEAEHEDDAEAVSAQVEVEIAAAIAEVAQEIAAEAEQSNTVAQPTIASPAVANPEASIDLHALNTDALEDEEDEPFEMAAFFVPDGDQPAIDLTETATATKAEPPTTTAAAEPTSKVSAKQSTTKAKRRKAKEQQSPDKTTPRKVAAAPVEAEKTVKAKTATPAKTKTSQTKTRTTKSKKTLKDFVAAIAANKSLDTSAAPESDAAQPKATSKSDRQTKQAKATTSKATQTTAKSTGTTKKRTKKTTTKTAAKTTAQPSKSVKINSDKTSQSKVKTSKTTTAKTVAKAKAADTAQTSPESATTNSTPKNPKASKTRKSKSTAATADTAAVKSTQTKSKSKNPKVTRLADWATQDDAGNKPSNSDSTDTPVVNITEAKSARSGAAKKTTSKRTTKKPE
- a CDS encoding TVP38/TMEM64 family protein, which translates into the protein MSVQSGRSPKWIKYVLIAVAVAAVVIVGKQLGVFAWLSSSLQWLLLQVENWGVWAPLGFIAIYNIATVLLIPGSVLTLGSGVLFGVVKGSIIVFIAATLGATFAFLIGRYFARDWVADKVQGNPKFKAIDNAIAREGLKIVLLTRLSPVFPFNLLNYALGITQVSLKDYVIGSLGMIPGTILYVYIGSLAGSVAMIGMEQEIDPQAQMFKWALQIVGFLATVGVTVYVTKIAKAALNDSLEATERVTTGE
- a CDS encoding M20 metallopeptidase family protein, with product MQSALPTITSPQLQQVRLPIRQLLPQLVEWRRQLHQQPELGFQEHQTAAFITQKLTQWGIQHNTGIAKTGIVATIPGDRPGQVLAIRADMDALPVQEENDVPYKSQIDGRMHACGHDGHVTIALGTAYYLSQNPHFAGTVKIIFQPAEEGPGGAAPMIAAGALKQPNVDAIIGLHLWNQLPIGTVGVRTGALMAAVEVFRCTILGKGGHGAIPQQTIDSVVIGAQIVNALQAIVARNIDPIESAVVTVGEFHAGSTVNVIADTARLGGTVRYFNPDYAGYFKARIEQIIAGICQSHGANYELNYEVYYPPVINDGAIADLVRSAAAAVVATPLGVTPNCQTMGGEDMSFFLQAVPGCYFFLGSANPEKGLNFPHHHPRFDFDETALPLGIEIFTRCVEAFLNKTHG
- a CDS encoding mercuric reductase — translated: MPDTVTVLPVDQYNQTLVNHVHPNDWQNPTPVDQYDLVVIGAGTAGLVVAAGSAGLGIGLKIALIEKHLMGGDCLNVGCVPSKCLISSARVVGDAWDADRLGVHVPTTEVNFPAVMERMRKVRSGISHHDSVQRFADLGIDVYLGGGKFVDDQTVEVGGAQLKFKKAVIATGARAVRPNIPGLEAAGFLTNETVFSLTECPPRLAVIGGGPIGCELAQSFHRLGSKVVLLHKNGHILDKEDPDAAEIIQKKLLEEGMQLELGMQIQKVDVTPAGKVLTFKQNGETKTVTVDEILVGAGRQPNVESLNLEAIGVEYHPRKGVLVNDNLQTNNPKIYAAGDICMNWKFTHAADSAAQIVIKNALFAPFGMGKSKLSDLIMPWVTFTAPEVAHVGLYESQAKEKGIATKQISVPFSTVDRAIADAEETGFVKVLLKEGSDEILGATIVAAHAGEMISEITLAMTNKIGLGKFASVIHPYPTQAEAIKKAAGLYRKGLLTPRTKKILKFLNKLA
- the dacB gene encoding D-alanyl-D-alanine carboxypeptidase/D-alanyl-D-alanine endopeptidase: MRYRPGLISLAAITFANLAVPSAAVATQSNAICAIDLARRVDQIINQSAFDRARWGLLIQTLNRQPSRRQTLIDRGSQKYFIPASNAKLLTTAAALQRLGSRYRIRTSILGQQITPGTWDLQVVGRGDPSLDDAKLQQLVQQLKTRGIQQVNRLVLDDRYFGTDLVNPSWDWGDLNSGYGSIANSLIVNLNYHSLTLTPQRQGQPLKLSWNNRNAISGFKIDNQTLTVSKTEPEFINISRDLGQPVLRIRGQLHEGGKPDVADLPTFSPAIVFRDRLNLALKQANIRVKHLSFANSQTRELPESVAFVESAPVAELIRETNTESDNLYAEVLLQTIGTAITAPTTFKITTKDNRRTAGLKVVNQTLEQIGVEPENYKLFDGSGLARMNLVSPQALVQTLQAMHYQPSGQIYRNSLPIAGKTGTLKYRFRNTPAAGIVQAKTGTLTGALSLSGYINPKQYQPLAFSILLNQSTESNTKQRKAIEAIVLLLTQLKDC